One window of Bactrocera dorsalis isolate Fly_Bdor unplaced genomic scaffold, ASM2337382v1 BdCtg377, whole genome shotgun sequence genomic DNA carries:
- the LOC125780275 gene encoding septin-interacting protein 1, producing KLVEELTSSNDMTLQRAEQIFVTLQHDYAAEYKEFALGDLAAGVIAPLVKITLENWKPIEQPTQHVELIKKWRGILESNAEPQNESRNIFDPYSSLVWAGVIPSFRACAASWNPKLHQPMAALLDCWAPLFPTWILDSVLEQLVLPQLSNGVRDWDPLTDTVPIHIWILPWNNILGHKMEEFIFPTIREKLAAALQAWMPQDRSARAMLTPWKGAFNDVEMQRFLSQHIIPKLQLVLNEFIINPLQQQLELWNQVWEWHELVPTPQMAQLLDKYFFPKWMQVLVLWLNQSPDYGEISRWYTGWKSMFSEEILREPAIKEHLRRALEMMHRATDVLAPPTLSSIPTPILTSTPPPPPPPAMLDMQMVPPAQLEFKELVSQKCAERGILFAPLPGRRELGKQVYRVGKLYCYIDRNVCMLSDASMKNWLPTSVQQLLDHALSA from the exons AAACTTGTCGAAGAACTAACCAGCAGCAATGATATGACACTACAGCGCGCAGAGCAAATTTTCGTCACGCTACAACACGACTACGCTGCCGAGTACAAAGAGTTCGCTTTAGGAGATTTAGCAGCGGGTGTTATTGCACCGCTCGTGAAGATTACGCTGGAGAATTGGAAGCCCATCGAACAGCCCACACAACATGTGGAACTGATTAAGAAGTGGCGTGGCATATTGGAGTCAAATGCTGAACCACAAAATGAGTCGCGTAACATTTTCGATCCGTACTCATCACTCGTCTGGGCTGGCGTTATACCGAGTTTCCGAGCATGCGCCGCCTCCTGGAATCCAAAATTGCATCAACCCATGGCTGCGCTACTCGACTGTTGGGCGCCACTGTTTCCCACTTGGATACTTGACTCCGTGCTCGAGCAGTTGGTGTTGCCGCAACTCAGTAACGGTGTACGCGATTGGGATCCGCTCACCGATACCGTGCCCATACACATTTGGATACTCCCCTGGAATAATATACTCGGCCATAAGATGGAGGAATTCATCTTTCCAACCATACGCGAAAAATTGGCCGCTGCTCTACAAGCATGGATGCCACAAGATCGTTCCGCACGCGCCATGCTCACGCCATGGAAGGGCGCTTTCAACGACGTAGAAATGCAACGCTTCCTCTCGCAACACATTATACCCAAACTGCAATTGGTACTCAACGAGTTCATTATAAATCCACTGCAACAACAGCTGGAACTCTGGAATCAAGTATGGGAGTGGCATGAACTTGTGCCCACGCCACAAATGGCGCAATTGCTCGATAAATATTTCTTTCCCAAATGGATGCAAGTGTTGGTGTTGTGGTTAAATCAATCGCCTGACTATGGGGAAATCTCACGTTGGTATACTGGCTGGAAGAGCATGTTCTCCGAGGAGATCTTGCGTGAACCCGCCATAAAGGAACATTTGCGTCGCGCGCTTGAAATGATGCATCGCGCTACCGACGTTCTAGCCCCGCCCACACTGTCCTCTATACCAACACCCATATTGACGTCGACGCCACCGCCGCCTCCACCACCTGCAATGTTGGATATGCAGATGGTGCCACCGGCGCAATTGGAGTTCAAAGAGTTGGTCTCACAGAAGTGTGCCGAACGCGGTATACTCTTTGCGCCGCTGCCAGGTCGTAGGGAGTTGGGCAAGCAG GTTTACCGTGTGGGCAAGCTGTACTGTTACATAGATCGCAATGTTTGTATGCTCAGCGATGCCAGCATGAAAAACTGGCTGCCCACATCTGTGCAACAGCTACTAGATCATGCCCTGTCTGCTTAG